Genomic segment of Lentimicrobium sp. L6:
ATATTTATAATAATACTGGAATTATTTATAATGATTTAGAAGAAAAAGATAAGGCCCTCTCCTATTATTTAAAAGCTTATGAGGGATTTAAAGAGATTAACCTAAAAGAGTATCTAGCACATACAGTAAGTAATATTGCCAATATCTATTACCAAGAAGGAAATGATAGTTTGGCTATGGAATACTATTCTGAGGCATTATCTATGTTCAAAGAAACCAATAACTTGGTAGATGCAGCTATTGTATTAACTGAATTGGGACAATATGAAATATTAAAGAAAAACTACCAAAAAGCTTTACATTATTATAACGAAGCCTACGATTTAATCTATCATCAAGAATCAGACTACCTAGGCCCAAGATCGAGATCCATGGTGATGATATTAGGAAACTTAGGTCGGGTTCATTTCTATTTAGGAAATAAGGAAAAAGCCAAAAAGAATTTAAAGGAATCCTTAAAAATGGCTATACAAAATCATTATGCCGATTGGATAGAAGCAAGCACATTTGAGTTATCCAAGATTTATGAAAGCGAAGGTCAGTATGCAAAAGCACTTGATTATTTCAAAACCTATGAACAATATGGAGACAGTATCCTAAACGAAAACAGCATCAAAAGAATCACTCAATTGGAAATGCAATTCGATTTCGATAAAAAAATGAAAGAAATTGAATTAGAGGATGCTATTAAAGAAGCTGAACAGCAGAGAAAAGAACTCATATATATCTTGTTAATTGGTCTAGGTATTTTTGTGGCCATTATAGCCTTTCTCCTTTTTGCCAACCAGAGAAATAAAACCGCCAAAGTAGAGCTCAAGAGATCTAACTTAAAATTGGAGCATGACAAGTTGCAACAAGAATTAGAACATAAAAATAAAGAACTGGCTACCAATGTCATGTACCTCCTTAGTAAAAATGAGTTTATTACCAACACTGCAGAAAAGCTGACTCAAGCCAAACTTAACTTCAAAAAAGAAAATCAAAAAATCATTCAAGACGTTATTCGCGATTTATTGATGAACTCCTCTAAAGACGTTTGGAAAGAATTTGAAGTCAGATTCCAGGAAGTACATTCCGATTTTTATAATAATCTAAATGAGAAATACCCAGACCTCACTCCTAATGAAAAGAAAATCTGTGCCTTTCTCAGACTCAATATGTCCACCAAAGATATTTCTGCCATCACCTATCAAAGTGTGAGAAGTATTAATATGGCGCGCTTTCGTCTTCGCAAGAAAATGGAATTAGAAACTGATGAGAATCTGGTTTCTATTTTGTCGCAGATTTAATTAAATCTCTGTTTCGAATGCTCCTCCTTTTATTTTAGTACTAGAATAAATATCTCAATACAATCAAAACGACTCCAACGCTTTATTTAACTTCTCAGGCTAGTGTCATTTCACCGGAGTATGATGTAAAATAGGTTCTTTAATTGTAAACCAGAGGAGAATTAGATTTCTAATGACACTTTAATTGATTCCAATTCTATATAAATGAATTTTCATAGGATTACACTTTGGTTTCACATCATATTTTATGGTAAAGATAAATTGAAAAGGCAGACTTTCATCTATTCTAATTTCCCAAAACCTGTTTTAAATTGTTTCTATGAGAATCTAACCATTTTCCAACAACACAACAAGTACCACTAATTATCAATATCTTAAGACTATTGTGAAACAATTATTACTCTTTTTAAATGCTTAGTAAATACTTTATAACCTCTTAAATGACAGCCGTCACCATTTCTTGTACTAATATTGCTCCATCGGAATAATACGGTAAAAGGAATTTAAAATTCTTCGATAATAAAGAAATTACAATGAATGAAAAGCATCCAAACGGAAAGCTAAAACATTTAAAGAATACACAAACAATACTTTTTTTTTGAAAAATGTCAAATTAAAACAAACAAAATGAAAAACTATCTATTAATTTTAGGATTAGCTTTATTTTTGAATCAACTATCGGCCCAAACAACTGCGGTAAACGAAAGTTTTGAAACGTGGCCTCCTTCAGATTGGAGTGAATATATGTATGAAGTTGGAGGTTGGGAAGGATCAATCCTATGGGGTTCTAACCAAGGATATGGTGGAGGAAACTGTGCCAAACATAAAATCAACAACGATGCCACTGACGATTGGTTAGTAAGTCCACAAGTAGATATCATCAGTGATAATTACGAATTAAATTTCTTCGAACAATCCACTGACTTAGTATATTACACCTATCAAGGCATCTATATTTCTACTGGAAGCGGCGATCCTGAAGATGGTGATTTTGTAGAACTTGCTGAAAGTCTTCAAGTAGAAAGTACTTGGGTAGAACATAGCATTGATTTAAGTGCATATAATGGGGAATCCATCTATATTGCTTTTGTTTATCAGGGAGCTACAGATTGTTGGACGCATTGGGATATCGATGAGGTGACCATCGCTCCTAGTGATTTAATCGATGGTGCCTTAACTGAAATACTAAATCCTGTTGGAATCAACCCTAGCCCAAGCACTGAAAATGCGACCCTTAAACTTCATAATTTTGGTTCAGATAATATAACTAGTGCCAGTATAGAATGGAGTATCAATAGTATTGCACAAACACCATATACTTTAAATGGTGTCAGTATCGCTCCAGGCGAAGAAATCAATGTAAATATAGGTTCTTATAACTTTGCTAGTTCTGGAGATTATCAAATAGATGCTACTTTGCTATTAGATGGTGATATCAACCTTCCTAATAATGAAATTACTGGAATGTATTATGTATCCGATCCTAAAGATGCCAAAATCACAAATATTAAGCCTAATGGATACTTACCCAGCGCTGGAGAACAAGAAGTAATCGTATCCTTAATAAATAATGGTGACTTTTTGATAGATGATTTTGCTATTGCATGGAGTGTAAATGAAGTTGAACAAACTTCCTACGAAGCGACTGGTTTAGGTTTAGCACCTGGTGAAGAAGCTCATATTAGCATTGGAAACTATTCTTTTGCAGATGGTATCAATAATCTATTCGCTCAAATCAACTTAAGTGCTGATGACGATCTCACTAATAATTCAATGACAAGCTATGTAGCTGTTAACATGCTATGGGAGAGCTTTGAAAGTGATATGTTCCCACCAGAAATGTGGTCAGCAGATGACTATCCTTTAAAAGACTACTTTTATCCACAACCACATGGTCCAAATTATTATGTAGCCATGACAGACAATAATATGTTTGGAGCCATTTCGGATACCCTATATACTCCCCTTCTGAATATTGAGGATGGTGATGTATTTAGCTTTTGGGTAAACAATAGCGCCTATTTCACAAATAGTGATGTGCTTATTTGGAAAGATGGAAGTACAGGTGAAGTTCATCTCATTGGTGAAATTGAATCAATATTAGAGGATTGGACTGAAGTAACTATGGATATCTCTACTGCATCTGGTATTAATTATATTGGTGTAGTAAATGAAATGCCAAGTAGTTTTGGAACCAGCTCCTATGATTTATTTACTTCTACAGCTAATGTTCATCATTTCGATAATGACTTAGGTATTAAAGGTCTTGACTTTGAATACTTAGCTAAACAAGATGAAGAGCATGTTTTTAATGTAAATTTAAGAAACTATGGACTAAATACCATTAATGGAAGCGATTACAGTGTTCAAATCATAAGTGAAGCTGGAGATATCATAGCAGAAGAAACAGGAATAAACCTAGATTCTTGGGAAGAAGCAAACATTATCGTTCCTCATACTTTTACCAGTATCACCGATATGAAAGTCTATGCTAAAATCGTTTTCAGTGCAGATGAATATCTTGAAAACAATAAATCAACAAAGCATGGTGTATATGTAGTTCCAGCTGATTATCAAGCTTATGATATTGGACAAGCCGACGATGTAAATTTAAATATCCCATTCAATACCGGTGGTGATACATGGACACTTGGATCTGATGATATTTCTCAAATTCTTTATTATGATGAAGAACTTGGTGGAACAGGTTTCCTTTATGGAATTACATTATATTATCATGAATTACACGGAGTTGGCCAAAACCTCCCCCTTGATGTTTGGATAAAACAAACCAATTTAGAGAACCTAGAAGGTGGATGGATTCCTATAGAAGAAATGCAAATGGTTTTTAATGATAGCATAGAAGTATTTCCAGGACATAATTCTGTTTATATTCCTTTTGATGAACCTATTCTAATCACCGATAATAATAATGTGGCTATTCAGTTCTATCAGTATAATCCCAGTTGGCCATCAACAGCATGTAGATTTTACGCAAGTATTATTCCTGAAGGCCCTATTCGCTCTATACGATTAAACGATGTATACGAACTCGATCCTTATGATTTACCAGATTATTTTGGAAGCCATTCTGATCATCCATTTACTACCTTCATATTCCAAAACATTAATGAGACAGGTGATCTTAATGGTATGGTCAGCAATGAATCCAGCGAAAGCATTGAAAACGCATTGATTAGCGTTATAGAAGCAAATACAGAAACTTATACCAACAGTACTGGCCATTATAACTTTGCCGATTTAGCTTATACAGATTATACTATTACAGCCGAAGCTTTAGGTTATTATGATCAATCTCAAGAAATTAGTCTTGACGCTCCAGAAGTCACAGCCGACTTTACCATGATAGCACTACCTATTATCAACATTAATGGCCAAGTATTTGGCAGCAATGCACCAAGTATCCCATTAGAAAACGTTCTAGCACAGTTAAATGGATATGAATTCCTCTCTACCAATACCAATACTGATGGGCAGTTTAATTTTGAATCTGTTTATGGTGCTCACAACTACACGCTTAGTCTTCAATTAACAGGTTATGATGAGTATATCGTAGAAATAGAAGCTTTGGAAGAAAACATTGATTTAGGAGAGATTATTTTAACTGAAAGCAAATTAATTCCTTTCAATGTATATACTGTTGCAGGTTCCAATACTGCTTCTATAGAATGGGAACAACCTATTGATGCAGAAAGCATAAAACTTCAGAACGACAATAATACAGTGAGTTATAGTTTGACTAACGAACCTTATGAGGATGTTAGACTTGGTAATTACTTCGAAAACAACGAACTCATCACCATTACATCTGTGGAGATTCAATTCGATATTTATGATAATGCCACAGACTTGGTAAGTATTGATATTTTAGATGAATATGGTGAACTTTTAATTTCAAGCGCCAGCTTTCTTACTTATAACGATACCATTTTAACAGTGGACATCCCTAACCTCTCCATTGAATCAGACTTTTATGCCATGCTACATTGGAAAGATAATGAACTAAGTACTGATGCTCTTGCAATAGATTATAGCGAATCTGTTCCAAACAGTGCCTATATTCAATATCCAAATTCCGATCCTCAGCTATTATCTGACTTCTTAGGAATGCCAGTAGTTTCTGCCTTAATTAGAGTGAATTCCTTACAAATGTCAGAAGGAAAATCAGCTAATGAAGTTGTTTCATATAATATATACAAAGGACCATCACACGAAATTCATATCGCGCCATGGGAATGGGAAGCTCTAAACGCAGAACCAATTACCGATCTTTACTTTATAGATTATAATTGGGGTTCAACAGGTTCTAATACTTTTTCTTATGCTATTGAAGCCATCTATACAGAAGGAAATTCAGAGTTTTGCTTTTCAAATTTTGTTGAAGTAATAACCGCTACTGATGATATAGAGAATATGAGCTATAGTATTTATCCTAATCCAACTAGCGATTTAATTTACTTAGAAGGATTAGAATCAGAAACTATTTTTATCTATAATCTTCAAGGAATATTATTGCATGAGCAAAAAATAGACTCCGAATTAGAGCAAATATCATTACAACATTTAAGTATTGGGGAATACTTAATTCAAATTGGGCAGAATAGAACGACTCATAAAATTATGATTCATAAATAATTCATCATGATGGCCAATACTTTAATCTAAAAACTTAAAGTATTGGCCTTTTTTTTAACAAAAGCAATATAATACTAGATAACAACACCATACAAGCTACATGAAGCTTTTTTTATCTAGCAAAAATATCAATGTAATAGTTTTGTAGCCAGCAAAAAGGGCAATAAGAACCATTAGACCTATATCATTGCAAAATCAATATTAAAAGAATGACCAGACGAAACAAAGATACAGATGAGGTTGAAATTCTGATCAAAAGAAAGAAAAACGAAAACGAAGCTTTAAGAAAAATATTAAAAAAACTTGAAGACAATCAACCAAAGAAGAAGACTAAAAATAATTCCTAAAACGAAAAGCTCATGAGAAAAACCTTTTACATTATAATTCTATTTATTCTAGGCTTTCACCAATTATTTGCCCAAACCAACCTAACTGAAGCAGGGGATTTTGAAGTTACCGATTTAGATGGAAACGACATTCACCTATTCGACTTATTAGATAATCAGGGGAAGTATGTCTTGATAGATTTCTACTTTACTACTTGTGTACCCTGTCAAGGAGCAGTACCAAAAGTAAGCGAAGCCTACGAGTATTTTGGTTGTGGTGAGTTCGATATAGAATTTATCGCCATGGACTATGGTAATACCGATGAACAATGTCATGAGTTTGATGAAGAATTCGGAGTAGCATACCCATCGGTAAGCGGAGTAGAAGGAGGAGGAACCGCCGTTTGTGAAGCTTATGGCATCCCTGTTTATCCTACTTTTGTACTTATAGCCCCCGATCATAGTATATTAGAGCAGAATATATGGCCTATTCCTACAGCGGAGTCTTTGATAGAAGTTTTAGAAGGCTATGGTATCAATCAAAACTTTTGTGCCTTAGAAGCCGACTTCATTGCTTATAATAACGATATATGTGCTGAAAACTATATGCTCTTCCATGATAGGTCTTTAGGTGAAATCACTAACTGGGAGTGGACCTTTGAAGGTGGCTACCCTCCCACTTCCAGTGAAGAAAATCCGATGATTTATTTCCCTGACCCTGGTAATTTTGATGTGAGCTTGACGGTTTCAAACGCCGATAGTGAAATTACCTATACCCAAGAAGAATTAGCCAGAGTACATAATTGTATGGGAACAGAATCCATGGCGGCATCAAACCTCACCATTTCTCCAAACCCCTCTTCTGGAATATTTCAAGTTAAATGGGCTCAAAAAGAAAGCTATGATATTACCCTAACTGACTTAAAAGGGAAAATACTTTATCAAGAATCCTCCATTCATAATAATCATAATTTAGATATTAGTCATTTAAAGAATGGAGTATATCTACTTAAACTAAACTCGATCCATCATAATGAAAAACATAAAATAATAATTAGGTAGAATTTTTCAATGGAGTGTGTATTTAACCAACATTTAAACTTTAAGTTTAATGTTGGTTTTTTAATGGGTAGATTTATACTATATTTAACCAATCCCCTTGAAGCATATAAGTTGATAATAAAAGTACTTTTAACCCTATAAAACGTATGAGGTATCCGCTATCAGTTAATGGTTCTATTAACCATTAGGAAATATTTTCAAAAACTTCGTGTGCAAAGACTTTTCTATATATAATTCTAAACCAGTTACAGGATGAACAAAACGTAAGGAGGAGGCATGCAAAAACAAGCCATTGCCTTTAGAAATCAAACCTTCTGCTCCGTATTTAAGGTCGCCAAAGATGGGGTTTCCCATTTCTGCCATATGAATGCGAAGCTGATGTCTGCGGCCAGTATGAGGACTGAGTTGGACAAGGTTAAGAAAACCGTATTTGGGAGATTCTAAACTTGATAGTACTTGATACGTAGACTTACTTACCTTATTTTCTATCTCCGATTCACAGACTCCCTCCTGATCCATTTTGCCAATGGTGACCGCATGATATATCTTCCGAACCTGACGTTCCTCAAAAAGATGATTGAGGAGGATGACCATTTTTTTGGTCTTACCAATCAACAAAACGCCGCTGGTAGGATAATCCAATCGGTGGATGGGTTCAGGAAATTCTAATGCCCCTTCTTTATTGCTTTTTGTCAAATTCGATGACAAAGTATTTTCCAAAGTCCACTTTTTATTCCCACTGACCAATATACCTGCCGGCTTGTTAACTACTGCCAAGTACTCATCCTCAAATAATACTTCTAATTTGAGATCTATAGTCGGCTTTATTTTGTGATTAGCATCCTTAAAAATTTCAATTTGTTCACCTCCTGATACATAATCAGCAGTATATGCCTGTCGACCATCAAGATGAACCAAACCATTTGTTATAGCATTTTTAAAAGCTTTGCGAGAAGATACTTGCTGGAACATTCCAGCAGGTAAATCTGAAAGCCTTAGTTTATCCTCCAACTTAGGAAGTCTTTTTGATTCAACGAGCTCAAGCATATTATACTATCCTTATCACATTTGGATCTGTAGCATGATCTAATAAAGTCCTTTTTACTCTGTCTTGCCAAAGAACTTTAAACTCCTTTACATCAGTTTCACTTGCCTGCTTCATCATGATTTTTTGCATCAATGGCATTTGTTTATCATCAGGTGGTATGGGATGATAAACCAAGTCAACAAATTCTCCATTATCTATTCTTTCAAATCGGAAAGCACCTTTAATATCAGCACCAAACTCCATTAAGGAATGACGAACAAAATTTCCGCCAATGCCTTTGAATCCACTTATTTCTGTAGCTCCAGTAATTTGTGAGAAAGTATTTGACATCACTCCCATTACTCCTTCTTCTATATCTCCTTTAATAGATATTTTGATTCCACCTCTTTGAGGCATTTCATTTTTATAAAGAGCCTTTAAAGCAGTTTGTGTTATTAAATAGGCTCCAGCCATGGTCGCACAGGAGTGTCCAGCACTTTTCACCACATCTAAATAAGAGAATTCTATAATACCCTCCTCAAAAGCACCTAAAAAATCGGATAAAGGATCGTATAATTTAATGGTTTCTACTTGATTATAAAATTCAGGATATTTCATGTTTTTGTTTTCAAAGGTAGAAAAAGCATTGATTATGTAGACCTAGTGATTTGATTTGTGATTTATTTGTGATGGAATTGCTGGAAGCATGAAGTGCGAAGCTCGGAGTTTTAAACCATGATTTTAACAAAACAGCCTAAATTTAAAATCTTAATACTTTTCTAATATAATTTGATGATAAGTCAAAAGCAATTTCTCATCATTCTCTGAATCCGTCAAATACTGTAAACATCCTTTTGTCTTTTGTATAGCTTCCTCTTTATAGCTTGGATATTTCCCAACGAGTTGAATTATGGTTTGAATATATAATCTATTTGCTTTTACACTTTGGGGATTCGATTTTAAAACTAAATCCAAGTCTTTCTTTGCAGACACAAAATCGCCACTTGCATATAGATACTCCGCATTATCGAGCAGGTAATTAGTGTTTTCGTAGATTTGATTCCTTAATTTTTCTTTTTGATTAATTGTCCTAGAAATCATTTCATCTTTTCTGCTGAAATAATACAAGCCAATTACAAGGCCAATAGAAGCAATTAACAAAAAGAAGAAAAATGGCTGCAGACTACTTTTAAACCATTTCAATTTAGGTTGAGGTTTAAATTCCCTGTGTTCATTTTCAATACCGACATTGGTGGTCCTTTTTGTGGAATACATTTCATTTGGTTTCTTTCTAAAAACCCATTTTGTTGGAGGCATGGAAAATCCAGACATATAATTATCTTTTTAGCTATTCAAAAATAATACAAATTTTATTAAAATAGGGGAATACATTCGTTAACAAGAACGAATTCATTTGCCCATGTTCCAACCTAAATCCTTAAACTCTTTATTAACAATAGTTCCTTGAAAAATTAGACTCGATTAAGCTATAATTTTGTTACCTTTGCAGCCCTAAATTAGAAATTATTACAAACATGATAAAGATCACATTACCTGATAATTCGGTAAAAGAAATGCCCGACGGTAGTACAAGTCACGATGTGGCTCTTACTATCAGCGAAGGCTTAGCACGTAACGTACTAGCTGCCAAAGTAAACGGACTAGTTCAAGATGCCTCAAGACCACTAAACGATAATGACTCTCTACAACTACTCACGTGGACTGATGATGAAGGAAAAGCGGCCATGTGGCACTCTTCTGCTCACTTAATGGCTGAAGCTATAGAAATTCTTTATCCTGGAGTGAAATTCGGAATTGGACCTGATATTGAGAATGGATTTTATTATGATGTAGATTTTGGTGAAAAAGTTGTTTCTGAAAAAGACCTCGAGAAAATCGAGCAAAAGATGAAAGAACTGGTGAAGCAAAAACAAACCTATGATAGAAAAGAAGTTTCTAAAGCAGAAGCTCTTAAATATTTTGAGGAAAAAGGTGACGAATACAAATTAGAGTTGATTAACGATTTGGAAGATGGTGAAATCACTTTCTATCAAACTGGTGAATTTACTGACCTTTGCCGTGGACCTCACTTGATAAACACCTCTCCTATTAAAGCCATTAAATTGCTTAAGATTGCTGGTGCATACTGGCGCGGTGATGAGAAAAGAAAGATGTTAACTCGTATTTATGGTATCACCTTTACTAAGAAAGCTGAGTTGAAGGAACACTTGGAATTATTAGAGGAAGCTAAAAAACGAGATCACCGTAAGCTAGGAAAAGAATTAGAGCTATTTGCTTTTTCTGAAAAAGTAGGAAAAGGTCTTCCATTATGGTTACCTAAAGGTGCCATGCTAAGAGAACGCCTAGAGAATTTCTTAAAGAAGGTTCAAAAGCGTTATGGATACCAACCTGTAATTACACCTCATATTGGTCAGAAAGAGCTTTATGTTACTTCTGGGCACTACGCTAAATATGGTGAAGATAGCTTCCAACCGATAAAGACTCCAGTTGATAACGAAGAGTTTTTATTGAAGCCTATGAATTGTCCTCACCATTGTGAGATTTTCAAAACAGCACCTCGCTCTTATAAAGATCTTCCTATTCGTTTTGCTGAATTTGGTACCGTATATCGTTATGAGCAAAGTGGAGAACTTCATGGTTTAACAAGAGTAAGAGGATTTACTCAGGATGATGCACATATTTTCTGTATGCCTGAGCAAGTAAAAGATGAATTTAAAAAAGTAATGGATATCATTGAAATGATTTTTAAAGCTTTAGACTTTAAAGACTATTTAGTACAGATTTCATTACGAGATCAAGATAATAAAGAAAAGTATATTGGTTCTGAAGAAAACTGGGAATATGCTGAAAATGCAATTCGCGAAGTAGCCGAAGAAAGAGGGATTCCTGCCGTAGTTGAATATGGTGAAGCCGCTTTTTATGGTCCTAAGATGGACTTTATGGTGAAGGATGCATTGGGTAGAAAATGGCAGTTGGGAACCATCCAAGTAGATTATAACTTACCTGAGCGTTTTGAGTTGGAATATGTAGGTTCAGATAATGAAAAACATAGACCTGTGATGATTCACAGAGCTCCTTTTGGTTCTATGGAGCGTTTTGTAGCTGTTTTGATTGAACATTGTGGTGGAAATTTCCCACTTTGGTTAACTCCAGAGCAATTGACAATTTTACCAATCAGCGATAAATATCAAAAATATGCTGAAAAAGTTTTTAATCTCATGGAAAATGCCGAAATTCGCGCCCAAATTGACACTCGAAGTGAAAAAATGGGTCGGAAGATTCGTGACGCCGAAATGAGTAAAATACCTTATATGCTGGTAGTTGGAGAAAAAGAAGAGGAAACAGGTACTGTTTCTGTTCGAAGACACGGTGAAGGTGATTTAGGAACTTTTAAAGTAGAAGAGCTCATTGAGATGATTCAGAAAGAAGTGGAAGAAATAACTAAGTTTAATTAATATAGGAGATATTAGCCATAGCAAAAAAATTCTATCGTGGTAGAAGAAACAGAGGTTCATACCAAAAGCCACAAAATGCACATCAGATAAATCATTATATCTCTGCTCCTGTAGTAAGGATGGTAGGGGAAAATATTGAACCTGGGATTTATAATCTAAGAGAAGCTCTAGATCTTGCTGAAAAACAAGGACTCGATTTGGTGGAGATTTCTCCAACTGCGAATCCTCCAGTTTGTAAAGTGATAGATTATAAGAAGTTTCTTTACGACCAGAAGAAAAAGCAAAAAGAAATAAAAGCAAAAACTGCCAAAGTAGTTGTGAAAGAAATCAGATTAGGTCCTCATACAGATGAGCACGATTTCAACTTCAAACTAAAACACGCGGAAAAGTTTTTAGAGGAAGGTGCTAAGGTTAAAGTAGATGTATTCTTCAAAGGAAGAAATATCATCTATAAGGATCAGGGAGAATTGCAATTATTAAAGTTCGCACAAGCTTTGGAAGAGTTTGGCAAGGTTGAAAACCTTCCTAAATTAGAAGGAAAGCGAATGATAATGATGATTGCCCCTAAGAAAAAGAAATAAGTAATCTTATTTATATAGTGGCTGTTGCCACAGAAATGCATTATTATTAATAAATAAATTGTAGACTAATGCCAAAAATGAAAACTAAATCCGGTGCCAAAAAAAGGTTCACCTTTACCGGATCAGGTAAAATTAAGAGAAAGCATGCTTATAAAAGCCACATCTTAACTAAGAAAACCAAGAAGCAAAAGCGTAATTTAACTTATGCTGCAATGGTTGAACCATGTGATGTGCCTAATATTAAGTTAATGCTTTGTAAGTAAAAATTAAGTTTTAAAAACTATTGATTTAGCCTTTAAGATTCTAATGGAACGCTAAATCGAAAAAAATTAAAGAAATGCCAAGATCAGTAAATGTAGTTGCGGCTAGAACAAGACGCAAGAAGATTATGAGCCGTGTCAAAGGACAATTCGGCCGTAGAAAAAATGTTTGGACAGTAGCTAAAAACGCCTATGAAAAAGGTTTAGTATATGCCTACCGCGACAGAAAAGCTAAGAAAGCTAATTTCAGACAATTATGGATTGCACGTATCAACGCTGCAGCACGCATACATGGTATGTCGTACTCAGTATTTATGGGTAAAATCCATAAAAAAGGAATTGAATTGAATCGTAAAGCATTAGCCGATTTGGCAATGAATAACGAGGCTGCTTTCAAAGCCATTGTAGACGCTATTAAATAGTAGCTACTTATATGATAAAACCAGTTTCCTTTTGGAAACTGGTTTTTTTTGTGCCTGATATATTTTAGATTTTCATTAGGTTCTACCCATTATAATTGCTATGTATGAGCAACTATAAAATCCTAATTAAAACAAAAAATCCCCAAACCAATAATAATTTGAGGATTCTCCATATTTTAATTTCAGTTTATAACTTCATAAACTTCTGACTTATAATACTAGATTCGGTTTGAATTTGAAGAATATAAATTCCTTCTTCCAAATTATTTACAGGAATAACGCCTTCGTAGGTATTGGTAACAGAATAACTAGATTTTCTGAATACCTCTCTACCATTAATGTCTAGCACTTTTAACTCTAGACTTCCTTTTGCTCCAC
This window contains:
- a CDS encoding RluA family pseudouridine synthase, which codes for MLELVESKRLPKLEDKLRLSDLPAGMFQQVSSRKAFKNAITNGLVHLDGRQAYTADYVSGGEQIEIFKDANHKIKPTIDLKLEVLFEDEYLAVVNKPAGILVSGNKKWTLENTLSSNLTKSNKEGALEFPEPIHRLDYPTSGVLLIGKTKKMVILLNHLFEERQVRKIYHAVTIGKMDQEGVCESEIENKVSKSTYQVLSSLESPKYGFLNLVQLSPHTGRRHQLRIHMAEMGNPIFGDLKYGAEGLISKGNGLFLHASSLRFVHPVTGLELYIEKSLHTKFLKIFPNG
- the thrS gene encoding threonine--tRNA ligase, with product MIKITLPDNSVKEMPDGSTSHDVALTISEGLARNVLAAKVNGLVQDASRPLNDNDSLQLLTWTDDEGKAAMWHSSAHLMAEAIEILYPGVKFGIGPDIENGFYYDVDFGEKVVSEKDLEKIEQKMKELVKQKQTYDRKEVSKAEALKYFEEKGDEYKLELINDLEDGEITFYQTGEFTDLCRGPHLINTSPIKAIKLLKIAGAYWRGDEKRKMLTRIYGITFTKKAELKEHLELLEEAKKRDHRKLGKELELFAFSEKVGKGLPLWLPKGAMLRERLENFLKKVQKRYGYQPVITPHIGQKELYVTSGHYAKYGEDSFQPIKTPVDNEEFLLKPMNCPHHCEIFKTAPRSYKDLPIRFAEFGTVYRYEQSGELHGLTRVRGFTQDDAHIFCMPEQVKDEFKKVMDIIEMIFKALDFKDYLVQISLRDQDNKEKYIGSEENWEYAENAIREVAEERGIPAVVEYGEAAFYGPKMDFMVKDALGRKWQLGTIQVDYNLPERFELEYVGSDNEKHRPVMIHRAPFGSMERFVAVLIEHCGGNFPLWLTPEQLTILPISDKYQKYAEKVFNLMENAEIRAQIDTRSEKMGRKIRDAEMSKIPYMLVVGEKEEETGTVSVRRHGEGDLGTFKVEELIEMIQKEVEEITKFN
- the infC gene encoding translation initiation factor IF-3, which encodes MNHYISAPVVRMVGENIEPGIYNLREALDLAEKQGLDLVEISPTANPPVCKVIDYKKFLYDQKKKQKEIKAKTAKVVVKEIRLGPHTDEHDFNFKLKHAEKFLEEGAKVKVDVFFKGRNIIYKDQGELQLLKFAQALEEFGKVENLPKLEGKRMIMMIAPKKKK
- the rpmI gene encoding 50S ribosomal protein L35, which codes for MPKMKTKSGAKKRFTFTGSGKIKRKHAYKSHILTKKTKKQKRNLTYAAMVEPCDVPNIKLMLCK
- the rplT gene encoding 50S ribosomal protein L20 translates to MPRSVNVVAARTRRKKIMSRVKGQFGRRKNVWTVAKNAYEKGLVYAYRDRKAKKANFRQLWIARINAAARIHGMSYSVFMGKIHKKGIELNRKALADLAMNNEAAFKAIVDAIK